A part of Falco cherrug isolate bFalChe1 chromosome 16, bFalChe1.pri, whole genome shotgun sequence genomic DNA contains:
- the DDX20 gene encoding probable ATP-dependent RNA helicase DDX20, translated as MAAPAEAAAAETGGGRFRTRDVLVPGGPSDFGSLLLSAPVLAGLEAAGFHRPSPVQLKAIPLGRCGLDLIVQAKSGTGKTCVFSTIALDAVLLENSATQILILAPTREIAVQIHAVITTIGIKMEGLECHVFIGGTSLNQDKIRLKKCHIAVGSPGRIKQLIELDYLNTASIRLFILDEADKLLEEGSFQEQINWIYSSLPANKQMLAVSATYPESLANALTRYMRDPTFVRLNPTDPSLIGLKQYYKIVNSHPLPHKTFEEKTQHLHELFSKISFNQALVFSNLHSRAQYLAEILTSRGFPAECISGSMNQNQRLDAMAKLKQFHCRVLISTDLTSRGIDAEKVNLVINLDVPVDWETYMHRIGRAGRFGTLGLSVTYCCRGEEENMMMKIAQKCNLQLHPLPEPIPPGMMDQFEDGEVEVKPVIHTGASVNSDTVCLRPEEPVLQPVQNSFSEVPQPLSNLPGDNFSVERPKKALKQKQAKKCTHPANTKKGSRNPQTSSCCTEQRSRVKTVSRTDGQQSSQAPDEEALKKNLPRIPCLSSFKNQRKNPWSFSEFVEDYEYFIKEGLEREVEILRSYSGPGEQCELPRNGGVEWEEVEHYTETIANGIVFGDSDGSYGSTASSNSRENNSCFEAYSNTQETNAVPSVHQGRAGFCPTPEKPQELSQVPKQNQVKKKVLKQNAKQKKSHCHQFSSPSSRKTEDNCSCSSSWDDGVPPEAWSYKTYWKSYYRAWQNYYAAVSRYRESYRQFNWMTAYHVNSVYLQELLKSGD; from the exons ATGGCGGCGCCCGCAGAGGCGGCGGCAGCGGAGACGGGGGGGGGGCGGTTCCGCACGCGGGATGTGCTGGTGCCCGGCGGCCCGTCCGACTTCGGGTCTCTGCTGCTGTCGGCGCCGGTGCTGGCGGGGCTGGAAGCGGCTGGGTTCCACAGGCCGTCGCCGGTGCAGCTGAAGGCCATCCCGCTGGGGCGCTGCGGCCTGG ATCTCATCGTGCAGGCCAAGTCTGGCACTGGCAAAACCTGCGTGTTCTCCACTATCGCCCTGGACGCGGTGCTGCTGGAGAACTCCGCCACGCAG ATTCTGATCTTGGCTCCTACGCGAGAGATTGCTGTGCAGATTCATGCTGTAATCACAACTATCGGAATAAAAATGGAAGGCTTAGAATGTCATGTCTTCATTGGAGGGACTTCATTGAACCAGGACAAAATCAGGCTAAAGAAGTGCCACATAGCTGTCGGCTCCCCAG GTCGAATAAAACAGCTTATAGAATTGGACTACTTAAATACAGCCAGTATTCGGCTTTTTATTCTCGATGAAGCAGACAAGCTTTTAGAAGAAGGCAGCTTTCAGGAACAAATCAA CTGGATTTACTCTTCACTACCAGCCAATAAGCAGATGCTTGCTGTTTCAGCTACTTACCCTGAATCATTAGCTAATGCTTTGACCAGGTATATGAGGGATCCAACGTTTGTGAGGCTGAACCCTACTGATCCAAGTCTCATTG GGCTGAAGCAGTATTACAAAATTGTGAATTCCCATCCACTTCCGCATAAAAcatttgaggaaaaaacccagcacctACATGAGTTGTTCAGCAAGATTTCATTTAATCAAGCCCTCGTCTTCTCAAATCTGCATAGCAG GGCTCAATATCTAGCTGAAATACTAACATCCAGAGGCTTTCCTGCTGAGTGCATTTCGG GCAGCATGAATCAAAATCAGCGACTTGATGCTATGGCTAAATTAAAGCAGTTCCACTGTAGAGTTTTGATTTCCACAGACTTG ACATCTCGCGGAATCGATGCTGAAAAAGTGAATCTGGTTATCAACCTGGATGTACCTGTAGACTGGGAAACGTACATGCATCGTATTGGCAGAGCTGGGCGCTTTG GAACATTAGGTTTATCTGTGACATACTGCTGCCgtggagaggaagaaaacatgatGATGAAAATTGCTCAGAAGTGTAATCTTCAGCTTCATCCTCTACCAG AGCCTATACCTCCTGGAATGATGGATCAGTTTGAAGATGGGGAGGTAGAAGTCAAACCTGTTATACATACAGGTGCTTCAGTGAATTCTGACACTGTGTGTCTTAGACCAGAGGAACCAGTACTGCAGCCTGTCCAAAATAGTTTTTCAGAGGTACCTCAGCCTCTTTCTAACCTTCCAGGTGataatttttctgtagaaaGGCCAAAAAAGGCCCTGAAgcaaaagcaggcaaaaaagTGCACACATcctgcaaatacaaaaaaaggtAGTAGAAACCCCCAAACTTCCAGTTGCTGCACAGAACAGAGGAGTAGGGTCAAAACTGTCTCCAGAACGGATGGACAACAAAGCTCTCAGGCTCCAGATGaggaggctttaaaaaaaaatcttcccagaATTCCATGcttatcttcttttaaaaaccaaCGGAAAAATCCCTGGAGCTTCTCAGAGTTTGTTGAAGACTATGAGTATTTCATTAAGGAAGGGTTGGAGAGAGAGGTTGAGATTTTAAGAAGCTACTCAGGCCCAGGAGAACAATGTGAGCTCCCCAGAAATGGTGGTGTAGAGTGGGAAGAGGTGGAACATTATACAGAGACGATTGCAAATGGTATTGTGTTTGGTGACAGTGATGGTTCATACGGTTCCACAGCTTCCTCCAATAGTAGGGAAAATAACTCCTGCTTTGAAGCATATTCAAATACACAGGAGACGAATGCTGTTCCCTCTGTGCATCAGGGTCGTGCGGGTTTCTGTCCTACACCAGAGAAGCCTCAGGAGCTATCACAAGTCCCAAAGCAGAatcaagtgaaaaagaaagttctgaaacaaaacgctaaacaaaagaaaagccattgCCATCAGTTTTCTAGCCCTTCCTCgagaaaaactgaagacaactgctcctgcagcagctcttgggATGATGGTGTTCCACCTGAGGCTTGGAGTTACAAAACCTACTGGAAATCTTACTACCGAGCATGGCAAAACTACTATGCTGCAGTGTCTCGCTATAGGGAAAGTTACAGACAGTTTAACTGGATGACTGCCTATCATGTCAACTCAGTCTACCTTCAGGAACTGCTGAAAAGTGGCGATTGA